A region from the Lentimonas sp. CC4 genome encodes:
- a CDS encoding Ig-like domain-containing protein has product MPVYSSGTPWAYLPRVFTISAFSFFCAATAFAVLPTPKHAWDFTNGSGADSGSIGTTDLIISQASKVADRDGNANAALDFDGINDDAVTSSNNLIYNPHADAGGSGKVSISGWFKMDPSYVGSGTDQLFSIEKKYVLSYADGAFQPYFDGSAGLDSYGEGYNDGAWHHFVMQNDGLQTQFYLDGSLVVSFSEAMSNLDSLSKKSGFGADFRGRARHFEGSLDDLQYFDVILTSAQIRELAGLSTLPPVAQNDIYLIVENQARSISAPGVLQNDYDADGDALVATLVTEPSSGTLTFDADGSFDYTPATDFTGDVSFTYKADESTSSDLYSSNVVTVTLQVVAESQVLTSAEVAQINTDLDLSLSGPLDARALDLAAIVKPQGSGAWRTDAEARIESSRKSDLTVEVVDALGNPIQGATVTVNQSNSAFKFSGSVKAFDVNNGKNNFTGTLTTALWKSRALALFNALGTNNALKPKLDQSNSSASAAVDLINWTEAENIPVRGHTAMWPGTASLADVDDLGFDPTDSTDVDWDQDAYDSLMNHLSPYVRNKVEEYIAARQGGGDLTAARAAVKAAANTEVQNWVSNSPGGLQYYKTPEHRTSSTLTTQTSHAKGWNVYEWDVINETITNTLLMEIIDDPATTAVDEGMQCMAQWMNTARAAMDAWNPSAKLLINDYQIISAKSSSLVPDSNGTSYATRSTILKERLDQVINDGGALESIGFQSRFKFEHPDPTTLYSRLVDFGNEYNLPMCGTEFEIWDGGRLDDASNKNFTEFERAQMTEEILTTYFSHPLVYGLTVWSFAGDPSEPQFMMGYDGSLNLNALAWYYLHRIRYTSQNVSDVSDANGAATLRGFHGEYDVSVSYAGSTGHALTTTLTADGTIQVQLSDVSLAPFEPTANGITLEDWQFDDLVDTQLKDTHNAASNTAFNGFTPNIVTDGDGSIVVTSGSDQYKTSGSLSIGSRTTGRYELLAHIDTLDFSEADDTGASVGFSFRDSSISTSGFQDIFYIRLIKQGGSLLLQARVDNANTTLNNFGATALSNSLTIRSVINLDTGTAEVFFASGAADEVSAGVVNLASQAKVWDQVRLVATASEFTGADFAKINLVTISELPTLYATSSLLEEWNFEGAADVQLQGALNSAGTAAFGGATANATTNGSGLLHITQGADATDNLYRNGGNLTVGARSSGIYEIQFRIDTIDFSGGDLGGSNVAFGMRDSSITTGGFQDVILIRLQEVSSKIQLQARLDNSTSVLHTFSSNVVNDLVVRVVIDLDNDTADIYYALASVDEVAVASDLPLGSLATTWDLLRFISTTNTTDWGQTDYATVDYLRVSKVDLGNYDEWSSAVTWSGETQTHREDDPDGDGVNNFMEYALGGNPLLADSHSNRPILSVNAGVPYLDFQLGTDPVDVEYRVEHSYDLVDWSSITPTIVTGMPGDTVSVDISDVASKRFSRLTVRPKLQP; this is encoded by the coding sequence ATGCCAGTATATTCTTCTGGGACTCCTTGGGCATACCTGCCTCGCGTTTTTACCATTAGCGCTTTTAGTTTCTTTTGTGCCGCCACGGCATTTGCGGTTTTACCGACTCCCAAGCACGCTTGGGATTTTACAAATGGCTCGGGAGCCGATTCAGGGTCGATCGGCACCACGGATCTAATTATCTCGCAGGCGTCTAAAGTCGCTGACCGTGATGGCAACGCGAATGCGGCACTCGATTTTGATGGAATCAATGACGATGCAGTGACCAGTAGTAATAACCTGATCTATAATCCACATGCGGATGCTGGGGGCTCTGGTAAAGTCTCGATTTCTGGCTGGTTCAAGATGGATCCGTCCTACGTCGGCTCAGGCACTGACCAGCTCTTTAGTATCGAGAAGAAGTATGTGCTCTCATATGCCGACGGAGCCTTTCAGCCATATTTTGATGGTTCTGCAGGGCTGGACTCCTATGGCGAAGGTTATAATGACGGCGCATGGCACCACTTTGTCATGCAAAATGACGGACTACAGACGCAGTTTTACCTAGACGGTTCATTGGTCGTTTCATTTAGCGAGGCGATGTCAAATTTGGATAGTTTGAGTAAGAAATCAGGCTTTGGTGCTGATTTTCGCGGACGTGCTAGGCATTTTGAAGGTTCACTGGATGATCTTCAATATTTCGATGTGATACTGACGTCAGCGCAAATCCGTGAGCTTGCTGGTTTGTCGACACTGCCACCAGTTGCTCAAAATGACATTTATCTAATCGTTGAAAATCAAGCACGTTCAATCTCTGCCCCTGGTGTGCTTCAGAATGACTACGATGCGGATGGTGATGCCTTGGTCGCTACACTCGTTACAGAGCCGTCTTCAGGCACATTAACCTTCGATGCGGATGGCTCTTTCGATTATACTCCCGCGACTGATTTCACTGGCGATGTATCATTTACATATAAAGCTGATGAATCGACATCGAGTGACTTATACTCATCGAATGTCGTGACTGTCACATTGCAAGTCGTCGCTGAAAGCCAGGTCTTGACGAGTGCTGAAGTGGCTCAGATTAACACCGACTTAGATCTTTCGCTTAGTGGACCACTGGATGCTCGAGCCCTCGATCTGGCGGCCATTGTTAAACCGCAAGGTAGCGGAGCATGGCGCACGGATGCAGAGGCTCGTATTGAATCCAGTCGAAAGTCGGACCTGACGGTCGAAGTCGTAGATGCATTGGGCAATCCAATTCAGGGCGCGACGGTTACCGTGAATCAAAGCAACAGTGCCTTTAAGTTTAGCGGTTCGGTCAAAGCGTTTGACGTGAATAATGGCAAAAATAACTTTACAGGCACATTGACGACGGCGCTTTGGAAGTCCCGTGCACTTGCGCTGTTTAATGCGCTTGGCACAAACAATGCACTCAAGCCCAAGCTGGATCAGTCGAATAGTTCGGCAAGTGCCGCAGTTGATTTGATTAATTGGACTGAAGCCGAGAATATTCCGGTGCGTGGGCATACCGCAATGTGGCCAGGCACAGCCAGCCTCGCGGATGTGGATGACTTGGGTTTTGACCCGACTGATTCTACTGATGTTGATTGGGATCAAGATGCCTATGATTCGTTGATGAATCATTTGTCTCCCTATGTTCGCAACAAAGTCGAAGAATACATTGCCGCACGCCAAGGGGGAGGGGACTTGACTGCAGCTCGAGCCGCGGTGAAGGCTGCTGCAAATACTGAGGTTCAAAACTGGGTCTCCAATAGTCCTGGAGGATTGCAGTATTACAAGACTCCGGAACATCGCACCAGTAGCACGTTAACGACGCAGACGAGCCATGCAAAAGGTTGGAATGTCTATGAGTGGGACGTGATCAATGAAACCATTACCAACACATTGCTGATGGAGATCATCGACGATCCTGCGACAACAGCAGTCGATGAAGGCATGCAATGTATGGCTCAATGGATGAACACCGCACGTGCGGCAATGGATGCGTGGAATCCATCTGCAAAACTATTGATCAACGATTATCAAATCATATCCGCAAAATCCTCAAGTCTTGTGCCCGATAGTAATGGCACGAGCTATGCAACGCGTTCGACGATTCTGAAAGAACGACTGGACCAGGTCATTAACGATGGTGGCGCGCTGGAGTCGATTGGCTTCCAGAGTCGTTTTAAATTCGAGCACCCAGATCCTACGACACTCTATTCTCGTTTGGTAGATTTTGGTAATGAATACAACCTCCCGATGTGTGGCACTGAATTTGAAATTTGGGATGGTGGGCGTTTAGATGATGCGTCCAATAAGAATTTCACTGAGTTCGAACGTGCGCAAATGACTGAAGAGATCTTAACCACATATTTCAGTCATCCGTTAGTGTATGGTTTGACTGTGTGGTCCTTCGCTGGTGATCCCAGCGAACCGCAATTCATGATGGGCTATGATGGCTCGCTGAATCTAAACGCATTGGCATGGTATTATTTACATCGTATACGCTACACTTCGCAGAACGTTAGCGATGTCAGCGATGCCAATGGAGCCGCGACGCTGCGAGGCTTTCATGGTGAGTATGATGTATCCGTTTCTTATGCTGGCAGCACCGGCCATGCATTGACTACTACACTGACAGCAGATGGCACCATTCAGGTGCAATTGTCAGATGTCAGTTTGGCTCCGTTTGAGCCAACCGCGAATGGAATCACATTAGAAGATTGGCAGTTTGATGACCTGGTCGACACCCAACTCAAAGACACTCACAATGCTGCGAGTAACACGGCATTCAACGGATTCACTCCAAACATAGTGACTGATGGAGATGGCTCAATTGTCGTGACGTCCGGTTCCGATCAATACAAAACCTCTGGTAGCTTAAGCATCGGCTCTAGGACGACGGGGCGCTACGAGTTGCTTGCACATATTGACACTCTCGATTTCTCTGAGGCGGATGATACGGGTGCGAGTGTTGGGTTCAGCTTTCGTGATTCCTCGATTTCAACATCAGGTTTCCAAGATATTTTCTATATACGTCTGATCAAGCAAGGCGGTAGCCTGTTGTTGCAGGCTCGAGTTGATAATGCCAATACGACATTAAATAACTTTGGTGCGACTGCGTTGAGCAACTCATTAACGATTCGATCGGTGATCAATCTGGATACTGGCACCGCTGAAGTTTTCTTTGCCTCAGGCGCTGCAGATGAAGTATCTGCTGGTGTCGTCAATCTAGCGTCACAGGCCAAGGTCTGGGATCAAGTCCGATTGGTGGCGACGGCAAGCGAGTTCACTGGTGCGGATTTCGCTAAGATAAATCTAGTTACTATTTCTGAGCTGCCGACGCTATATGCCACGAGTAGTCTACTCGAAGAGTGGAACTTCGAGGGCGCTGCGGACGTCCAACTTCAGGGCGCTCTTAACAGTGCCGGCACTGCGGCATTCGGTGGTGCGACTGCAAATGCGACTACGAATGGTTCAGGCTTACTTCATATTACTCAGGGGGCCGATGCCACCGATAATCTTTATCGAAATGGAGGCAATTTGACTGTCGGCGCACGGTCGTCGGGGATTTACGAAATACAGTTTCGCATAGATACGATCGACTTTTCGGGAGGTGATCTGGGGGGCTCAAATGTAGCCTTTGGTATGCGTGACTCCTCGATCACAACAGGTGGTTTTCAAGATGTTATACTGATTCGCCTACAAGAAGTAAGTAGTAAAATACAGTTACAGGCACGTCTGGATAATTCGACGAGCGTGTTGCATACCTTTAGCTCGAATGTGGTGAATGATCTAGTGGTGCGTGTTGTCATCGATTTGGATAATGACACTGCAGACATCTATTATGCTTTAGCGAGTGTTGACGAAGTTGCGGTTGCCTCCGATTTGCCTCTGGGATCACTCGCTACGACATGGGATCTGTTGCGTTTTATCTCGACTACCAACACCACTGATTGGGGGCAGACTGATTACGCGACGGTCGATTACCTACGCGTCTCAAAGGTCGATCTCGGTAACTACGATGAGTGGTCTTCCGCTGTTACTTGGAGCGGTGAGACTCAAACACATCGTGAGGATGACCCTGATGGCGATGGCGTTAATAACTTCATGGAATATGCATTAGGTGGTAATCCATTGCTTGCAGACTCCCATTCGAACCGTCCGATATTATCAGTCAATGCGGGTGTCCCATATCTTGATTTTCAATTGGGCACAGACCCAGTCGATGTGGAGTATCGCGTCGAGCATTCGTATGATCTCGTAGATTGGAGCTCAATAACTCCCACCATTGTGACGGGTATGCCCGGTGATACCGTTTCGGTTGATATTTCGGACGTTGCGAGTAAGCGTTTTAGCCGACTGACGGTCCGACCTAAGTTGCAACCGTAA
- a CDS encoding NAD(P)/FAD-dependent oxidoreductase, translating to MNVNARKKDEFVTCRGDSLKAINFKRIESKRIPNLYFADGCLAIDGITGGYNFRAT from the coding sequence ATGAATGTAAACGCCCGCAAGAAAGACGAGTTCGTCACCTGCAGAGGTGACAGTCTAAAGGCAATTAACTTCAAACGCATTGAGAGTAAGCGCATCCCGAACCTCTACTTCGCCGACGGGTGCCTCGCCATCGATGGCATCACTGGCGGTTATAACTTTCGGGCAACATGA
- a CDS encoding AbrB/MazE/SpoVT family DNA-binding domain-containing protein has product MAIAIPISKRGTVTIPPEMRKRLGVDQLQNPMLLVEERDGKLYLEPAAAIPVRDIPKSTLRSWIKEDEKEMTAFRSTQKRK; this is encoded by the coding sequence ATGGCCATAGCAATTCCTATCAGCAAGCGCGGCACCGTTACAATACCACCTGAGATGCGGAAACGCCTCGGAGTCGACCAATTACAGAATCCCATGCTTCTGGTTGAAGAGCGCGACGGAAAACTCTACCTGGAGCCAGCCGCCGCAATTCCCGTTCGAGACATTCCAAAATCAACGCTTCGGAGCTGGATCAAAGAAGACGAAAAAGAAATGACTGCTTTTCGCAGCACTCAGAAACGCAAGTAG